A stretch of DNA from Streptomyces xanthii:
CAGGACGAGATCTTCGGCCCCGTCCTGTGCGTGCTGCGCGTCGACACGTACGAGGAGGGCCTGGAGCTCATCAACGCCTCGCCGTTCGGCAACGGCACCGCGATCTTCACCCGCGACGGCGGCGCCGCCCGCCGCTTCCAGCTGGAGGTCGAGGCCGGCATGGTCGGCGTCAACGTGCCGATCCCGGTCCCCGTCGGCTACCACTCCTTCGGCGGCTGGAAGGACAGCCTCTTCGGCGACCACCACATCTACGGCAACGACGGCACGCACTTCTACACCCGCGGCAAGGTCGTCACCACCCGCTGGCCCGACCCGGCCGACGCCCCCGCGGGCGTCGACCTGGGCTTCCCGCGCAACCACTGAGCGGGGTCAGGACACGGGCGCGGCCGGCTCAGCCCTGCGGGGCGGTGCCGCCCGCGCCCTGCTGCTTCACCTGCTCCGTCAGGTCCGCCGTGTCGGCGGCCGGCGGAGCGGTGACCGGCTTGGTGGAGCCGAACTTCAGGAAGTCCATCGAGATGCTCACCCGGCCCATGGACTGGTTCATCCGCACCGGCAGATCGTCACCGTCGACCCAGATGTCGTACGTGACCTTGTCGACGTCCCCGGTGAAGGACCCCATGAGGCCGTCCTTGTCCGTCTGGGACAGCGCGGAGCCTGACCGGTTCAGGCTCTCCGGGGTGATCGAGCCGCGGTAGTGCGTGGCCTTCTTGCCGCGGATCGTCTCCTCGCCGAGGTCCTTCACGTTCTTCGACAGGCCGATGTAGCGCAGTCCGGCCGTCGGGTCCGCGTTCTTGTCGGCCGCTGCGGCGCCGGACTCGCCGAGCACCGCGGAGACGTCGATGCGCATCCAGTGCTTGCCCGCGAGGGGACCGCTGGGCTGCGGGTCCACGTTGTAGAAGTAGGCGCCGTCGACCATCTTGGCGCGCAGCGTCGGGTCGTCCTGCACCGACTGCATCTGCGCGGCCTTCGTGTCCATCATGACGTCGTACGCGGCGCCGTCGCCCCAGGAGTACGTGCCGTCCATCGAGACCGGGCCCGCCCCCGTGCCCAGGTCCGTCGTGGACTCGATCTCGGCCGAGCCGAGGTCCTTCGTACGGTCCGAGGCCCGGGACAGCGCCGCCATGATCGTGTCGGCGTTCCCGACCGCCTCGGCCGTCTTCTTCGCGGTCTCGCCGCTGCAGGCCGTGGTCGTGGCCAGCGCCGCGACGGCGATCCCCGCCCAGGCCACGCTCCGTATGTGCTTCATGTCCCGCCCCTGTCACCTGTAGGTGTGCGTCCGCTGTGCGTCAGCTGTGCATCGTACGAAGATGCGAAAAGGGGCGGGTCCGGTTCCCGGGCTTCCGCACGAGGTGGGATGTGGTAGCGGAGCGCGAGACGTCCGGACTCCGGACTTTTTCCGAAGAACTTCGGCGTCCGGGCAACGGTTCCCGTACGGAGGCGACAAACCGGTCGACGTAGGTGTACCCGGCGGTACGCCTTGGAAGTCAAGGTCGAAGTTCGGCGGGGCTGCGTAGAAGGCGCTGAACTTTACAAAAGCCTTAGGAAGCGAGGGCGGCCGGGCCTGGAGCGAAGTGCGGAATCCGCAGGGAAACGGCCGTTGACGTTCCGGATATCGGCGAGGTTCTATGACCGCGCCGGGAGCGACACGAACCTTTCTTCACTGCACCACCGCGCACCTCACTGCCCTCGGAGGCGATAGCGCTCCCCGCCGAACCACCTGCCGCACGAGTCGATCGGAACCTCCATGACCGACACGCTTCGCCCTGCCGCCGCACCCGCGGTGGAGCCCCTGCCGAACTCGGCACCGCCCCAGAAGCTCAAGCGTTCCATCGGCGTCGTCGGCGGCACCTTGCTCACGCTCTCGTGCGTGACGCCCGCCTCCACGCTCTTCGTCGTCGTCCCCGACCTCTTCGGCTCGCTCGGCACGGCCACCGCGCTCACCATCGCCATCGGCTCGCTGCTCTGTATCGGCGTCGCGTTCTGCTACTCGGAGCTGGGCACCCTGATCCCCAGCGCGGGCGGCGAGTACGCCATGGTCTCCACGCTCTCCGGCCGCCTCGCCGGCTGGCTGGTCTTCGTCCTGTCCCTCCTGGTCGTGATGATCGTGCCGCCCGTGATCGCCATGGGCACGGCCGACTACCTGGCCCCGCTCGTCCACCTGGACCCGTCGATCGCGGGCGCCGGCGTCATGCTCCTCGCGACCCTCGCGGGCCTGCTCGACCTGCGCGCCAACGCGTGGATCACCGGCGTCTTCCTCGTCCTGGAGGTCATCGCCGCGGCCGTCGTCGCCGTCCTCGGCTTCGCCCACTCCGAGCGCGGCGCGGGCTCCCTCGTCTCCATGCAGGTCGCCGGCGAGGGCGGTCACCACGACACCGTCACCGCGATGCTCGTCGTCTCCGGCCTCGCGATCGCCCTCTTCATCACCCAGGGCTTCTCCACCGCCGTCTACCTCTCCGAGGAGCTGGAGAACCCCCGCAAGTCCGTGGCCCGCACGGTCCTCGCGACCCTCGCCATCTCCACGGTCATCATCATCGTCCCGGTCATCGCGATCACGATGGGCGCCAAGGACCTCTCCGCGCTCACCTCCGGCGACATCAGCAGCATGGTCGAGGCCTGGTCGAACTCGGCCGTCGGCACCTTCGTCTCCCTCTGCGTCGCCCTCGCCATCATCAACGCGGGCATCGTCATGGTGATCCAGAACTCCCGCGTCCTGTTCGCCTCCGCCCGCGACAAGGCCTGGCCCTCGCCGGTCAACCGCGCCCTGTCCAAGCTGGGCCGCTTCGGCTCCCCCTGGGTCGCCACCCTCGTCGTCGGCGTCCCCGGCGCGGCCCTGTGCTTCGTCAACCTCGACACCCTCTACGGCGTCACCGGCGTCTCCGTGACCGGCATGTACCTGCTCGTCGCGGTCGCCGCCCTGATGTCCCGCCGCGGCAGCCACCGCCACCAGTCGGCCTGGCGCATGCCGCTGTGGCCCGCCGTCCCCGCCGTCCTGATCGCGGTCATGGCCTACATCCTCAGCCAGCAGGAGGTCTCCTACCTCCTGTGGACCGGCGGCATCACCGCCGTCGCCACGCTCTACTGGGCCGTCTACCTGCGCCCCCGCAAGGAGACCCGCTGGCTGGTGACCCTCCCGGAGGACGCCCAGGCGTAACCCCCACCTCCGCTTCGGCGCCGGGCCCCCGTCTCGTACGGGGCCCGGCGCCGACGTGTGTCCCGGGCCCGCTCACCGATCGCCCGAAGCGGCCGGGAAGACGGACGAGGGTCGCTAGGCTCGGGCCATGGAGATCATCGAGGGGGCGGGCGCCTGGACGCGGCCCGGTGACGACGCCACGGACTGGAACGAGCAGCTGCGCAGGCCGGACCTGTCCGTCGGGACGTACTGCATCCCGGCCGGGGGCAAGGACACCCAGAGCCCGCACACGGAGGACGAGATCTACGTGGTCACGGCGGGCCGCGCGACGATCACGACCCCGGACCGCAGCGCCGAGGTCGGCCCCGGGGCGGTGATCTTCGTACCGGCCGGTGAGGAGCACCGGTTCACCGACATCACCGAGGACCTGGCCCTGCTCGTCGTGTTCGGCCCGGCCTACGGCTCACGCGGCTGAACGAAGCTCCACACCATCACCGCGCACGCCCCCTCGTCCACCCCGCCCGCGCTCCGGTACGCCGCGAGCGCGGGCGCGTTGTCCTGGTCGACGCCCACCCACATCCCGTAGCAGCCGCGCTCCCGGGCCAGGTCGGCCAGGGCGCGGATCAGGGCGCGGGCCGTGCCCCGGCGGCGATGGCCCTCGGCGACCGCCAGCTCGTAGAGGAACATCTCGCGGCCCTTGTCGGGGTGGAGCGTCTCGACGCCGCTGATGAAGCCGATCGGCCGGGCGGGATCGTCGGCGTCCTCGCAGGCCAGGAAGAGGTGGTGGCCCGGCGTCGCGAGGAAGGCGGCGGCCCACTCGGGGCGGGCCGGGGCGTCGAACAGGGGGGACGCGGCGAGGATTTCGGGCACGGTGGTCGCTCGGTCGATCCGCATGGGGGAGTTCTAGCAGGCGCCGCCGGCAGCGGCGATCGCGTTTCCGCGACGCCTACTGCGGTCGGCGTACGCGTGGCGCGGAGCGTACTCCCCGGGGAGGGCGGCGGGTTCAGCCCCCCGGTGGGACGTGCCGGGAGGGGCCGGGCCTTAGCGTGGACGCCATGGATCTACGACTGGGCGGGGCGTGGCGGCGCGGACGGCGATGGGCCGCCGGGGCGGCCGTCGCCGTGCTGCTCGCGGGAGCGGGGACCTGGTCCGCGGTGGCCTCCGGCGGCGAGCCCACCGTGCACCGGCAGGACCGCATGATGACGATGGGCGGCGGCGTACGGGTCGACACCTCGTACTTCACCGCCGGTGACAGCGGCGAGAAGCGGCCCGCGGTGCTGCTCGCGCACGGGTTCGGCGGCAGCAAGGCCGATGTGCGCGGCGAGGCCGAGCGGCTCGCGCGCGGCGGGTACGCGGTGCTGACCTGGTCGGCGCGCGGCTTCGGCCGCTCCGGCGGCAAGATCGGGCTCAACAGCGCTGACGCCGAGGTCGCCGACGTGTCCCGGCTCGTCGACTGGCTGGCCGGCCGCTCCGAGGTGAGGCTCGACAAGGCGGGCGACCCGCGCGTCGGTGTCACCGGCGCCTCGTACGGCGGCGCGGTGTCCCTGCTCGCCGCCGCCCACGACGACCGGGTCGACGCCATCGCACCGCAGATCACGTACTGGAACCTCGCCGACGCCCTGTTCCCCGACGGCGTGTTCAAGAAGCTGTGGACCGGGATCTTCTTCACCTCCGGGTCCGCCGACCTCGGCGCGCGCACGAGCGCGGCCGGCACCGGGTGCGGGCGGTTCGAGAAGGACCTGTGCGCCATGTACCGCAGGGTGGCCGTGTCCGGGGAACCGGACGCCGCCGCCCGCAAGCTCCTCGAGGAACGCAGCCCGTCGGCCGTCGGGGAGCGCATCAAGGTGCCCACCCTCATCGCGCAGGGGCAGACCGACTCGCTGTTCCCGCTCGGCCAGGCCGACGCGATGGCGCGGCAGATCCGGGCCAACGGCGCGCCCGTCGACGTCGACTGGCTCGCCGGCGGACACGACGGCGGCGACATGGAGGTGGACCGGGTCACCGGGCGCGTCTCCGCCTGGTTCGACCGCTACCTGAAGGGCGACAAGAGCGCGGACACCGGCCCCGCCTTCCGCGTCACCCGCACCGGAGGCGTCGACTCCACCGACGGCGCCGCCACCCTGCGCGGCGCGAGCGGCGCCACGTACCCGGGGCTGCGCGGCGAGCGCCGCGTGTCCGTCCCGCTGAAGTCCGGCACCGAGACCTTCGAGAACCCGCCGGGCGGCGGCCCGCCGTCGATCTCCGCCGTGCCCGGCCTGGGCAGCGTCTCCTCGCTGTCCTCCTCGCTCGGGCTGAGCGTCGCCCTCGACTTCCCCGGCCAGTTCGCCCGCTTCGACACCGCGCCGCTGAACCGCTCCGTGCACGTCACCGGCTCGCCGGCCGTCACCGCGCACGTGACCTCGTCCACCGGCAAGGCCGTCCTGTTCGCCAAGGTCTACGACGCCGGGCCCGGCGGAGCCCGCGAGGTGCTGCCCTCCCAGCTCGTCACCCCCGTGAAGGTGACCGGCGCGGGCGGCGCCGGCAAGGACGTCACGATCACGCTCCCCGCGATCGACCACGAGGTGCAGAAGGGGCACCGGCTGCGGCTCGTCCTGTCCTCGACGGACCTCGGGTACGCGTCACCGGCCGAGCCCGCCACGTACAAGGTCAGTCTGTCGGGCGGCGCGCTGAGCCTGCCGACGGCGCCCGGCGTCGAGACGGGCGCCGCGCCGCTGCCCTCCTGGGTGTGGTGGCTGCCGGCCGGGGCCGCGCTCGTCGCCGCCGCCCTCGTGCTGACCGCCCGCCGCCGCGCGAGCGCCCCCGCACCGGACCCGGAGCTCGCCGACGTCCCGCTCGTCATCACGGACCTGAGCAAGAAGTACGCGAAGTCCACCGACCGCTACGCCGTGCGCGACGTGTCCTTCCGCGTCGAACAGGGCCAGGTCCTCGGCCTGCTCGGGCCCAACGGGGCGGGCAAGACCACCACCCTGCGCATGCTCATGGGGCTCATCCGCCCCGACGCGGGCGAGATCCGCGTCTTCGGGCACGCGATCCGCCCCGGCGCACCCGTGCTGTCCCGGGTCGGCGCCTTCGTCGAGGGCGCCGGATTCCTGCCGCACCTGTCCGGCCGGGAGAACCTGGAGCTGTACTGGCGGGCCACCGGCCGCCCCGCCGAGGACGCGCACCTGGAAGAGGCCCTGGAGATCGCCGGGCTCGGCGACGCGCTGGCCCGGGCCGTGCGCACCTACTCGCAGGGCATGCGCCAGCGCCTCGCCCTCGCCCAGGCCATGCTCGGCCTGCCCGACCTGCTGATCCTCGACGAGCCGACCAACGGGCTCGACCCGCCGCAGATCCGCGAGATGCGCGAGGTGATGATCCGGTACGCGCGCGGCGGCCGCACCGTGATCGTCTCCAGCCATCTGCTCGCCGAGGTCGAGCAGTCCTGCACGCACCTCGTCGTCATGGACCGCGGCCGGCTCGTCCAGGCCGGTCCCGTCGCGGAGATCGTCGGATCCGGCGACACGCTCCTCGTCGGCCTGGGCGGCGAGATCGCCGACCCGGTGGTGGAGAAGATCGCCGCGCTGGACGGCGTCGACTCGGCGGTCCGCGCCGACGACGGCCTCGGCCTGCTCGTCCGGCTCACCGGCACGGGCAGCGCCACCCGGCTCGTCGCGGACCTCGTCCGGCTCGACGTGCCCGTGGCGTCCGTCGGCCCGCACCGCCGCCTGGAGGACGCGTTCCTCACGCTGATCGGAGGGACCCCCGCATGACCGCCACCGCCCCCGCCCCCGCGACCCCGACGGCCGCCGGCTACCGCCCCGGCCGCACCCTGCCCCTGCGGGTCGAGCTCGTCCGGCAGGTCAAGCGGCGCCGCACCCTCGTCATGGGCGCGGTGCTCGCACTCCTGCCCTTCGTGCTCGTCGCCGCGTTCGCCATCGGCGGCGAACCCGGCGGGCGCAACGGGCGCGTGACGCTGATGGACACGGCCACCGCGTCCGGCGCCAACTTCGCCGCGACCTGCCTGTTCGTGTCCGCCGGCTTCCTGCTCGTCATCCCCGTCGCCCTGTTCTGCGGCGACACCGTCGCCTCCGAGGCCAACTGGTCGAGCCTGCGCTACCTCCTCGCCGCCCCCGTGCCGCGCGCCCGGCTGCTGTGGTCCAAGCTCGTCGTCGCGCTCGGCATGAGCCTGGCCGCGATGGTGCTGCTGCCCGTCGTCGCCCTCGGCGTCGGCACCGCCGCCTACGGCTGGGGCCCGCTGGAGATCCCGACCGGCGGCGCGCTCGACGCGGGCACCGCGGCGCAGCGCCTGCTCGTCGTCATCGCCTACCTCTTCGTGTCCCAACTGGTCACCGCCGGGCTCGCGTTCTGGCTGTCGACGAAGACGGACAACCCGCTCGGCGCGGTCGGCGGCGCGGTCTTCCTCACCATCGTGGGCAACGTCCTCGATGCCGTCACCGCCCTCGGCTCCTGGCGCGACTTCCTGCCCGCGCACTGGCAGTTCGCGTGGGCGGACGTCATCCAGCCGCAGCCCGAGTGGAGCGGCATGATCCAGGGCACGGCCGTGTCGGTGGCGTGCGCGGTGGTCCTGTTCGCCCTGGCCTTCCGGGGGTTCGCCCGCAAGGACGTCGTGTCCTGACACGACGGTCCGGTCTCCGGAGGATCACCCACCGGTCACGACCGGCACCCGCCGTGACCCCTTTGAGGCCAAGGCGCAACCGCCCGGAACGAACATTCCGACCGCCTCCCGCGTCACAGTCACAAGGACACCGGCGACACCGGTGGATGACGCAACGGGAGGGGCGGCATGGAACACCGTACGGACAGGACCCGCGGCCGGAGGAGGCGCGGCGGCGCGCTCGTCGCCGCCGCGCTCGCCGGCGGGCTGCTGCTCACCGGATGCGGCGCCTCGGACACCGACGGCATGTCCTCCACCGAGGACAAGCGGATGCCGGCCGTCGGCTCCGGTGGCGCGCAGGGCGGTCCCGCCGCCTCCGTCGCCCCCGACGACGAGCGCCGCGACATGAGCGACAACCGCTCGACCTTCGCCCTCGACGTCGACACCGCCTCCTACGGCTACGCCCGCCGCACCCTCGCCGACGGCCGGCTGCCGGAGCCGGACACCGTGCGCCCCGAGGAGTTCGTCAACAGCTTCCGGCAGGGCTACCGGCGCCCCGACGGCAACGGCTTCTCGGTGACCGTGGACGGCGCCCGCTCCGGCGCCGACGGCTGGCGGCTGATGCGGGTCGGCCTCGCCACCGCCCAGGCCTCCGCCTCCGGCGAACGCCCGCCCGCCGCCCTCACCTTCGTCATCGACATCTCCGGCTCCATGGCCGAACCGGGCCGCCTCGACCTCGTCAAGGAGTCCCTCGGCACCCTCACCGACCAGCTCGGCGCCGACGACTCCATCGCCGTCGTCACCTTCAGCGACGAGGCCGAGACCGTCCTGCCGATGACCCGGCTCGGCGCCCGCGACGGCGCCGCCCGCGACCGCGTCCACCGGGCCGTCGACCGGCTCGAACCCACCGACTCCACCAACCTCGACGCTGGCATCCGCACCGGCTACGACACCGCCGTCGAGGGGGTGCGGGAGGGCGCCACCAACCGCGTCGTGCTGCTGTCCGACGCCCTCGCCAACACCGGCGAGACCGACGCCGACGCCATTCTCGAACGCATCGGGGACGCCCGCCGCGAGCACGGCATCACCCTGTTCGGCGTCGGCGTCGGCAGCGACTACGGCGACGCCCTGATGGAGCGCCTCGCCGACAAGGGCGACGGCCACACCACCTACGTCTCCACACCCGCCGACGCCCGCAAGGTCTTCGTCGACCAACTGCCCGCCAACGTGCAGCTGCGCGCCCGCGACGCCAAGGCCCAGGTCGTCTTCGACCGCGAGAACGTCACCGACTTCCGGCTCCTCGGCTACGAGAACCGGCGCGTCGCCGACGACGACTTCCGCGACGACACCGTCGACGGCGGCGAGATCGGCCCCGGCCACACCGTGACCGCCCTCTACGCCGTCAAGGTCCGCGAGGGCGCCGAGGGCCGCGTCGCCGAGGCCACCGTCCGCTGGCTCGACCCCGAGAGCCGGGCCCCGCGCGAGCGCAGCGGCACCGTCTCGGCGGCCGCCCTCGACCGCCCCCTGTGGTCGGAGGCCACCCCGCCCCGGCTGCGCCTGTCCGCGGCCGCCGCCTACTTCGCCCACCGCCTCGGCGGTTCGGGGGCCACCCCGTTCCCGGGCGAGCCGTCCCTCGACCGACTCGCCGCACATGTACGGGAGTTGGGCG
This window harbors:
- a CDS encoding LolA-like protein — encoded protein: MKHIRSVAWAGIAVAALATTTACSGETAKKTAEAVGNADTIMAALSRASDRTKDLGSAEIESTTDLGTGAGPVSMDGTYSWGDGAAYDVMMDTKAAQMQSVQDDPTLRAKMVDGAYFYNVDPQPSGPLAGKHWMRIDVSAVLGESGAAAADKNADPTAGLRYIGLSKNVKDLGEETIRGKKATHYRGSITPESLNRSGSALSQTDKDGLMGSFTGDVDKVTYDIWVDGDDLPVRMNQSMGRVSISMDFLKFGSTKPVTAPPAADTADLTEQVKQQGAGGTAPQG
- a CDS encoding APC family permease, producing the protein MTDTLRPAAAPAVEPLPNSAPPQKLKRSIGVVGGTLLTLSCVTPASTLFVVVPDLFGSLGTATALTIAIGSLLCIGVAFCYSELGTLIPSAGGEYAMVSTLSGRLAGWLVFVLSLLVVMIVPPVIAMGTADYLAPLVHLDPSIAGAGVMLLATLAGLLDLRANAWITGVFLVLEVIAAAVVAVLGFAHSERGAGSLVSMQVAGEGGHHDTVTAMLVVSGLAIALFITQGFSTAVYLSEELENPRKSVARTVLATLAISTVIIIVPVIAITMGAKDLSALTSGDISSMVEAWSNSAVGTFVSLCVALAIINAGIVMVIQNSRVLFASARDKAWPSPVNRALSKLGRFGSPWVATLVVGVPGAALCFVNLDTLYGVTGVSVTGMYLLVAVAALMSRRGSHRHQSAWRMPLWPAVPAVLIAVMAYILSQQEVSYLLWTGGITAVATLYWAVYLRPRKETRWLVTLPEDAQA
- a CDS encoding cupin domain-containing protein, translating into MEIIEGAGAWTRPGDDATDWNEQLRRPDLSVGTYCIPAGGKDTQSPHTEDEIYVVTAGRATITTPDRSAEVGPGAVIFVPAGEEHRFTDITEDLALLVVFGPAYGSRG
- a CDS encoding GNAT family N-acetyltransferase, which codes for MRIDRATTVPEILAASPLFDAPARPEWAAAFLATPGHHLFLACEDADDPARPIGFISGVETLHPDKGREMFLYELAVAEGHRRRGTARALIRALADLARERGCYGMWVGVDQDNAPALAAYRSAGGVDEGACAVMVWSFVQPREP
- a CDS encoding alpha/beta fold hydrolase — translated: MDLRLGGAWRRGRRWAAGAAVAVLLAGAGTWSAVASGGEPTVHRQDRMMTMGGGVRVDTSYFTAGDSGEKRPAVLLAHGFGGSKADVRGEAERLARGGYAVLTWSARGFGRSGGKIGLNSADAEVADVSRLVDWLAGRSEVRLDKAGDPRVGVTGASYGGAVSLLAAAHDDRVDAIAPQITYWNLADALFPDGVFKKLWTGIFFTSGSADLGARTSAAGTGCGRFEKDLCAMYRRVAVSGEPDAAARKLLEERSPSAVGERIKVPTLIAQGQTDSLFPLGQADAMARQIRANGAPVDVDWLAGGHDGGDMEVDRVTGRVSAWFDRYLKGDKSADTGPAFRVTRTGGVDSTDGAATLRGASGATYPGLRGERRVSVPLKSGTETFENPPGGGPPSISAVPGLGSVSSLSSSLGLSVALDFPGQFARFDTAPLNRSVHVTGSPAVTAHVTSSTGKAVLFAKVYDAGPGGAREVLPSQLVTPVKVTGAGGAGKDVTITLPAIDHEVQKGHRLRLVLSSTDLGYASPAEPATYKVSLSGGALSLPTAPGVETGAAPLPSWVWWLPAGAALVAAALVLTARRRASAPAPDPELADVPLVITDLSKKYAKSTDRYAVRDVSFRVEQGQVLGLLGPNGAGKTTTLRMLMGLIRPDAGEIRVFGHAIRPGAPVLSRVGAFVEGAGFLPHLSGRENLELYWRATGRPAEDAHLEEALEIAGLGDALARAVRTYSQGMRQRLALAQAMLGLPDLLILDEPTNGLDPPQIREMREVMIRYARGGRTVIVSSHLLAEVEQSCTHLVVMDRGRLVQAGPVAEIVGSGDTLLVGLGGEIADPVVEKIAALDGVDSAVRADDGLGLLVRLTGTGSATRLVADLVRLDVPVASVGPHRRLEDAFLTLIGGTPA
- a CDS encoding ABC transporter permease; its protein translation is MTATAPAPATPTAAGYRPGRTLPLRVELVRQVKRRRTLVMGAVLALLPFVLVAAFAIGGEPGGRNGRVTLMDTATASGANFAATCLFVSAGFLLVIPVALFCGDTVASEANWSSLRYLLAAPVPRARLLWSKLVVALGMSLAAMVLLPVVALGVGTAAYGWGPLEIPTGGALDAGTAAQRLLVVIAYLFVSQLVTAGLAFWLSTKTDNPLGAVGGAVFLTIVGNVLDAVTALGSWRDFLPAHWQFAWADVIQPQPEWSGMIQGTAVSVACAVVLFALAFRGFARKDVVS
- a CDS encoding vWA domain-containing protein — translated: MEHRTDRTRGRRRRGGALVAAALAGGLLLTGCGASDTDGMSSTEDKRMPAVGSGGAQGGPAASVAPDDERRDMSDNRSTFALDVDTASYGYARRTLADGRLPEPDTVRPEEFVNSFRQGYRRPDGNGFSVTVDGARSGADGWRLMRVGLATAQASASGERPPAALTFVIDISGSMAEPGRLDLVKESLGTLTDQLGADDSIAVVTFSDEAETVLPMTRLGARDGAARDRVHRAVDRLEPTDSTNLDAGIRTGYDTAVEGVREGATNRVVLLSDALANTGETDADAILERIGDARREHGITLFGVGVGSDYGDALMERLADKGDGHTTYVSTPADARKVFVDQLPANVQLRARDAKAQVVFDRENVTDFRLLGYENRRVADDDFRDDTVDGGEIGPGHTVTALYAVKVREGAEGRVAEATVRWLDPESRAPRERSGTVSAAALDRPLWSEATPPRLRLSAAAAYFAHRLGGSGATPFPGEPSLDRLAAHVRELGASTEDPDVQDLAEAIEEAEGLRRA